The genomic window ATGAGTcaccttttttaaatatatgacgTACGATGATCATTTTTCAATCATTCTCGGTTTGTTCACTTCTGCAATGAGgaactgtatatttttttagatttttttaatgtgtttacgATTTGTTCAATTTCTTCCAAACTTGGTTCTTTAACTTCAAGTTCTACATTATCTcttcttatttatttgtaaggTAGGCAGTgattgttttgattatttgaattatctagtagtttttcaaaatagttcTTAAAactattgacttttttttctGGATTCGATAGAAGATTGTTCATATCATCCTTCATTATTAAGGAATGTGCTttaaagttgtattttattaaatttcatttgtcaaaaattatcTTGGGTTTCTAAAAGTTTTAccgactataaattattttacttattacccatctcaatagttattttttacaaggATTTAGATTTTCAACCAATAGAAgggctaaaaattaaaaacttactgGTAGACTTTAAACGTCTATAGGTAGGTTAAGCAATAAGCCCCATAACTCCCCCTAGTTTTGCCAACAATAGGTAGGAGCcagtttattagaaaaaaaagatagaTGAAtaggaatattaatattttagtattatcaaaataataacttatcttTTTTAgactagaaaataattaataattttcaaatttaattacttaacaaataacaaaaattaataaaatataaaaataaaattatgttttttttataggacTGTACATAAAACTGGAGAAAAagtaaacacaaatattactgatataaaaatcgaaaatgattatatcgataataatgtatttgaaagTATAGTTGTTAGGCAAGATCACTCTTCAAACTTTCTGGAAAATACCTTAACATGCGAATtgtgttgtaaaaaatttactgATGAATTCAGTATGAGAAgacatatgaaaatatatagggGAAAACCCACTTTTACATGTGAAATATGTAAACAATCATTTCATCAAAAACCACAGTTGATCgctcatattttaaatcacacAGAAGATAAATCTAACAAATGTGgtgtttgtaataaaatgtttacaagaAATGGATATGTAAAAATTCATATGAGGATCCATACTGGAGAAAAGCCGTAtgaatgtaatttatgtaatcaaaaatatgcTCACAGAGGAGGTTATGACATTCATATGAAAAATCATACTGGATTGAAACCACACAAATGTGGTTTATGTAATGCATCATTTAGTTTAAAAGGCCATTTGAAAAGACATATGTTGACTCATACCAGTAAAAGAGAAAGGACATATGTTTGTGACATTTGTAATAAGTCTTACTATAATAGTTCACATTTGAAAAGACACAAATGGCTTCATTCTGCAGAAAAACCTTATAAATGCACTATCTGTAATAGAACATTTTCAGACACGAGCCATCTCAAAACACACACAAGAATTCATACTGGTGAAAAGCCttttaaatgtgaaatttgcaataaatcttttattgtaaaatcaagtTTGACAATACATATGATGAATCACACAGGGTTGAAACCTTTCAAATGTAAAGACTGTTTTAAGACATTCAGTAATATGACACGACTGAAATCACATATGTCAGTTCATACAGGAGAAAAACCATTCGAATGTAGCATctgtcataaattattttctaaatcaaCCAATTTACAATACCATATGATGAAACATAAAGACGAAAATCCTCATAAGTGTTTCGTGTGTAATAAAACATTCGCAATcgcatcatttttaaaaagccATATGGTTATTCATTCTTCCAACAAGccttataaatgtaatgtttgtGATAAGGTATTTTCCCAggcaatacatttaaaag from Aphis gossypii isolate Hap1 chromosome 1, ASM2018417v2, whole genome shotgun sequence includes these protein-coding regions:
- the LOC114124382 gene encoding zinc finger protein 883-like isoform X2, whose protein sequence is MTSEKQEDKFNMELRTTSNDAKISSKYGYILNNSRQLIIPLIRCDHLLNRPSNVVIKQEFIAKTEYHNDSQLLQSGTVHKTGEKVNTNITDIKIENDYIDNNVFESIVVRQDHSSNFLENTLTCELCCKKFTDEFSMRRHMKIYRGKPTFTCEICKQSFHQKPQLIAHILNHTEDKSNKCGVCNKMFTRNGYVKIHMRIHTGEKPYECNLCNQKYAHRGGYDIHMKNHTGLKPHKCGLCNASFSLKGHLKRHMLTHTSKRERTYVCDICNKSYYNSSHLKRHKWLHSAEKPYKCTICNRTFSDTSHLKTHTRIHTGEKPFKCEICNKSFIVKSSLTIHMMNHTGLKPFKCKDCFKTFSNMTRLKSHMSVHTGEKPFECSICHKLFSKSTNLQYHMMKHKDENPHKCFVCNKTFAIASFLKSHMVIHSSNKPYKCNVCDKVFSQAIHLKVHTRTHTGEKPYKCDICYKSFSVSNSLTLHKRTHTGEKPFKCEICDYRCTTSSSLIIHNRFHSGKKPYSCDVCNKAFVATSLLTVHKKKHTGDKPFKCDLCPRTFIQKSTIRMHIMSFHSKFRPYKCDVCKNSYASKSILKLHMRIHTGESPFTCGICNKSFRHKPLLKSHIINHTGEKAYKCKICSKAFTNSSGVKMHMRIHTGEKPYKCDLCTRGFRYKGSFDIHMAQHTGLKPFKCDICNKAFAVKSRLIRHMSIHTNE
- the LOC114124382 gene encoding zinc finger protein 808-like isoform X3, which codes for MELRTTSNDAKISSKYGYILNNSRQLIIPLIRCDHLLNRPSNVVIKQEFIAKTEYHNDSQLLQSGTVHKTGEKVNTNITDIKIENDYIDNNVFESIVVRQDHSSNFLENTLTCELCCKKFTDEFSMRRHMKIYRGKPTFTCEICKQSFHQKPQLIAHILNHTEDKSNKCGVCNKMFTRNGYVKIHMRIHTGEKPYECNLCNQKYAHRGGYDIHMKNHTGLKPHKCGLCNASFSLKGHLKRHMLTHTSKRERTYVCDICNKSYYNSSHLKRHKWLHSAEKPYKCTICNRTFSDTSHLKTHTRIHTGEKPFKCEICNKSFIVKSSLTIHMMNHTGLKPFKCKDCFKTFSNMTRLKSHMSVHTGEKPFECSICHKLFSKSTNLQYHMMKHKDENPHKCFVCNKTFAIASFLKSHMVIHSSNKPYKCNVCDKVFSQAIHLKVHTRTHTGEKPYKCDICYKSFSVSNSLTLHKRTHTGEKPFKCEICDYRCTTSSSLIIHNRFHSGKKPYSCDVCNKAFVATSLLTVHKKKHTGDKPFKCDLCPRTFIQKSTIRMHIMSFHSKFRPYKCDVCKNSYASKSILKLHMRIHTGESPFTCGICNKSFRHKPLLKSHIINHTGEKAYKCKICSKAFTNSSGVKMHMRIHTGEKPYKCDLCTRGFRYKGSFDIHMAQHTGLKPFKCDICNKAFAVKSRLIRHMSIHTNE